From Vitis vinifera cultivar Pinot Noir 40024 chromosome 5, ASM3070453v1, the proteins below share one genomic window:
- the LOC100247353 gene encoding protein ENHANCED DISEASE RESISTANCE 2 isoform X2: MTNLDQKNEHEWIERVKAEGAVPLLEPDNCPNGWASPPGDKFMVRGPDYFSTRIKIPGGECLLKPLGFDWIRGSTKIWEILNHPNSRVRKALEEEFPEGDKPFVWAFNLQVPNKDNYSAVAYFLATEPIPEGSLMEQFLKGDDGFRNSRLKLIANIVQGPWIVRKAVGEQAICIIGRALTCKYCVSDNFIEVDVDIGSSMVASAIVHLAFGYITTLTVDLAFLIESQTESELPERILGAVRFSELNPASARPFETSTEETTGSLQSSLPTRLWKSIGQGFSNLLQGAPESGSVSGSSRANGIVDHEESGEDIKK; this comes from the exons ATGACTAACCTTGATCAGAAAAATGAGCATGAGTGGATAGAGAGGGTGAAAGCAGAAGGAGCTGTTCCACTTCTCGAACCAGATAACTGTCCAAATGGTTGGGCTTCACCCCCTGGAGACAAGTTCATGGTAAGAGGTCCTGATTACTTTTCGACCAGGATTAAAATTCCTGGTGGTGAATGTCTTCTAAAGCCTCTTGGGTTTGACTGGATTAGAGGTTCTACAAAAATATGGGAGATCTTAAACCATCCAAACAGCCGTGTTAGGAAGGCTCTTGAGGAAGAGTTTCCTGAGGGTGATAAGCCTTTTGTTTGGGCTTTCAATCTACAGGTTCCAAACAAGGATAATTATAGTGCTGTTGCATATTTCCTAGCCACGGAACCTATTCCAGAGGGGTCTTTGATGGAGCAGTTCTTGAAAGGTGATGATGGGTTTAGAAATTCCAGACTTAAATTGATTGCCAACATTGTGCAGGGCCCTTGGATTGTAAGAAAAGCGGTTGGAGAGCAGGCCATATGCATAATTGGCCGAGCCCTTACTTGTAAGTACTGTGTATCAGATAACTTCATAGAAGTGGATGTGGACATTGGATCTTCCATGGTTGCAAGTGCAATTGTTCATCTGGCATTTGGTTACATCACTACCCTGACCGTTGATCTAGCTTTTCTCATTGAGAGTCAAACTGAATCAGAGCTTCCAGAACGAATATTAGGAGCTGTCAGATTCTCAGAGCTGAACCCTGCTTCAGCCAGACCTTTTGAAACTTCAACTGAGGAAACCACTGGTAGTTTACAGTCCTCTTTGCCTACAAGATTATGGAAATCAATTGGGCAGGGTTTCTCCAACCTTCTTCAAGGTGCTCCTGAAAGTGGTTCTGTCTCTGGTTCATCTCGTGCCAATGGGATTGTTGATCATGAAGAAAGTGGAGAAGACATAAAGAAATG A
- the LOC100247353 gene encoding protein ENHANCED DISEASE RESISTANCE 2 isoform X1 encodes MTNLDQKNEHEWIERVKAEGAVPLLEPDNCPNGWASPPGDKFMVRGPDYFSTRIKIPGGECLLKPLGFDWIRGSTKIWEILNHPNSRVRKALEEEFPEGDKPFVWAFNLQVPNKDNYSAVAYFLATEPIPEGSLMEQFLKGDDGFRNSRLKLIANIVQGPWIVRKAVGEQAICIIGRALTCKYCVSDNFIEVDVDIGSSMVASAIVHLAFGYITTLTVDLAFLIESQTESELPERILGAVRFSELNPASARPFETSTEETTGSLQSSLPTRLWKSIGQGFSNLLQGAPESGSVSGSSRANGIVDHEESGEDIKKW; translated from the coding sequence ATGACTAACCTTGATCAGAAAAATGAGCATGAGTGGATAGAGAGGGTGAAAGCAGAAGGAGCTGTTCCACTTCTCGAACCAGATAACTGTCCAAATGGTTGGGCTTCACCCCCTGGAGACAAGTTCATGGTAAGAGGTCCTGATTACTTTTCGACCAGGATTAAAATTCCTGGTGGTGAATGTCTTCTAAAGCCTCTTGGGTTTGACTGGATTAGAGGTTCTACAAAAATATGGGAGATCTTAAACCATCCAAACAGCCGTGTTAGGAAGGCTCTTGAGGAAGAGTTTCCTGAGGGTGATAAGCCTTTTGTTTGGGCTTTCAATCTACAGGTTCCAAACAAGGATAATTATAGTGCTGTTGCATATTTCCTAGCCACGGAACCTATTCCAGAGGGGTCTTTGATGGAGCAGTTCTTGAAAGGTGATGATGGGTTTAGAAATTCCAGACTTAAATTGATTGCCAACATTGTGCAGGGCCCTTGGATTGTAAGAAAAGCGGTTGGAGAGCAGGCCATATGCATAATTGGCCGAGCCCTTACTTGTAAGTACTGTGTATCAGATAACTTCATAGAAGTGGATGTGGACATTGGATCTTCCATGGTTGCAAGTGCAATTGTTCATCTGGCATTTGGTTACATCACTACCCTGACCGTTGATCTAGCTTTTCTCATTGAGAGTCAAACTGAATCAGAGCTTCCAGAACGAATATTAGGAGCTGTCAGATTCTCAGAGCTGAACCCTGCTTCAGCCAGACCTTTTGAAACTTCAACTGAGGAAACCACTGGTAGTTTACAGTCCTCTTTGCCTACAAGATTATGGAAATCAATTGGGCAGGGTTTCTCCAACCTTCTTCAAGGTGCTCCTGAAAGTGGTTCTGTCTCTGGTTCATCTCGTGCCAATGGGATTGTTGATCATGAAGAAAGTGGAGAAGACATAAAGAAATGGTAA